In the Deltaproteobacteria bacterium genome, GCGTGATGTTGATCTCCGCCACGATCGGAGACTTCGCCCGCTTCCGAAAGCTACCGAGAGCCATTGACCTGCCGTCCGAGGTGAATGGCGTCGATCACGCGATTGCAGGCGATCGTCATCGCCGACTCGATCCGTTCAATGCGGGTCTGGAAGTAGTTGTAGGCGACCACTGCGATGATCGCGACGCCCAACCCGAGCGCGGTGGCCACCAGGGCTTCCGAGATGCCGGCCGCGACCACCGAGAATCCCCCGCTGCCCATCAGCGCCATGTTGTGGAACGCTTTGATGATGCCGACCACCGTGCCGAACAGTCCGATGAACGGCGCGCTCGAGGCGACCGTGCCGAGCACCCACAGCGGTCCCTTGAGCGCTTCGAGTTCCTCGAAGCGTTTCTCTTCGGTGAGTCCGGCGAGGTATTCGAGCGAGTCCTTCTGGTGGCGCGCCAGGACGTCGGAAA is a window encoding:
- a CDS encoding MotA/TolQ/ExbB proton channel family protein translates to MIQTGWLATYPLIIFSLVTVTIIFERLWSLRNLISGSLTLANSICPTLETGDFSNALTATRAQGGLPTGRIFSDVLARHQKDSLEYLAGLTEEKRFEELEALKGPLWVLGTVASSAPFIGLFGTVVGIIKAFHNMALMGSGGFSVVAAGISEALVATALGLGVAIIAVVAYNYFQTRIERIESAMTIACNRVIDAIHLGRQVNGSR